The Roseovarius indicus genome has a segment encoding these proteins:
- a CDS encoding ABC transporter substrate-binding protein, whose protein sequence is MKRILATMIAASAGLSAAPLHAEDSLTYVSWGGNYQQAERDAFLDPIEDELGITIREETYTGVHEVRAQVLSGAVTWDIVDLGGFECAQGQAEGLFEDLDWNVVSTEGLDENAWSDTWVSILYYSTVLAYNPEALEKAPTNFTDFWDVENFPGRRALYNEAPTMLEAALLADGVPKDELYPLDIDRAFAKLEEIKPHIDAWWDSGAQSIQLLADGEVDMLPIWNGRIEVLKEEGFPVEIAWDQGTLSVSCVAIPKGAPNKDLAMKAINLMISPEIQANLPQYINYGPANALAFDTGKIAEDKVATSPSAPEHLKVLAVISPSYWGERLTELDERWDAFMLK, encoded by the coding sequence ATGAAACGCATTCTAGCAACCATGATTGCCGCGTCGGCGGGCCTGTCCGCCGCGCCGCTTCATGCCGAAGACTCGCTGACCTACGTCTCGTGGGGCGGCAACTACCAGCAGGCCGAGCGCGACGCCTTCCTCGACCCCATCGAGGACGAACTCGGCATCACCATCCGCGAGGAAACCTACACCGGCGTCCACGAAGTCCGCGCCCAGGTGCTCTCCGGCGCCGTGACATGGGACATCGTCGATCTCGGCGGCTTCGAATGCGCCCAGGGCCAGGCCGAAGGCCTCTTCGAAGACCTCGACTGGAACGTCGTCTCCACCGAAGGGCTCGACGAGAACGCCTGGTCCGACACCTGGGTCTCGATCCTCTATTATTCCACCGTCCTCGCCTATAACCCCGAGGCGCTGGAAAAGGCCCCGACCAACTTCACCGACTTCTGGGATGTCGAGAACTTCCCCGGCCGCCGCGCCCTCTACAACGAGGCGCCCACCATGCTCGAGGCGGCGCTGCTCGCCGACGGCGTGCCGAAGGATGAGCTCTACCCGCTCGACATCGACCGCGCCTTCGCCAAGCTGGAAGAGATCAAGCCGCATATCGACGCCTGGTGGGATTCCGGCGCCCAGTCGATCCAGCTTCTCGCCGATGGCGAGGTCGACATGCTGCCGATCTGGAACGGCCGTATCGAAGTCCTGAAGGAAGAGGGCTTCCCGGTCGAGATTGCCTGGGATCAGGGCACCCTCTCGGTCAGCTGCGTCGCCATTCCCAAGGGCGCACCCAACAAGGATCTCGCGATGAAGGCGATCAACCTGATGATCTCGCCCGAGATCCAGGCCAACCTGCCGCAATACATCAACTACGGCCCGGCCAACGCCCTTGCCTTCGACACCGGAAAGATCGCCGAGGACAAGGTCGCCACCAGCCCCTCCGCGCCCGAACACCTCAAGGTGCTGGCCGTCATCAGCCCCAGCTACTGGGGCGAGCGCCTGACCGAGCTCGACGAGCGCTGGGACGCCTTCATGCTCAAGTAA
- a CDS encoding TetR family transcriptional regulator C-terminal domain-containing protein: protein MNSIATEAKCSFGVAAFHFQSKEGIIFAALDHAAEEYEAYLSELRETSSGPADRVRSMIQADFSKRASGRASVAMWVAFWAESVRVGSYRERCGEMRAHFNSMVADDLKELARMRGVEIDADQVAVSLNAMISGLWIESIVSGGPVSEGQSRAREACLAFLRLHFPKDF from the coding sequence ATGAATTCCATCGCCACCGAGGCCAAGTGCTCGTTCGGGGTGGCCGCGTTTCACTTTCAGTCGAAGGAGGGCATCATCTTCGCCGCGCTCGACCATGCGGCCGAGGAGTATGAAGCCTATCTCTCCGAATTGCGGGAAACGTCGAGCGGCCCGGCCGACCGGGTGCGCAGCATGATCCAGGCGGATTTCAGCAAGCGGGCCAGCGGGCGGGCCTCGGTTGCGATGTGGGTGGCGTTCTGGGCCGAGTCGGTGCGGGTCGGCAGTTATCGCGAGAGATGCGGCGAGATGCGTGCCCACTTCAACAGCATGGTGGCGGACGACCTGAAGGAGCTGGCCCGCATGCGCGGCGTCGAGATCGACGCAGACCAGGTGGCGGTGTCGCTCAACGCGATGATCTCGGGCCTGTGGATCGAGAGCATCGTGTCGGGCGGGCCGGTATCCGAGGGGCAGAGCCGCGCCCGGGAGGCGTGCCTGGCCTTTTTGCGCCTGCATTTTCCAAAAGATTTCTGA
- a CDS encoding aminotransferase, whose amino-acid sequence MAEIQETSVTSARQKHIVRPSQEMASLGKDDMPVLTKAEGIYVYAEDGRRLIDGPAGMWCTQIGYGRKEAVDAIAHQASTISFASPWYMSTSPSARLAEKIASLTPGDLNRIFFTTGGSTAVDSALRFTEFYNNVLGRPAKKRIISRIDGYHGSTGLAASVTGRKGSWANFDIETDRVSFLSSPNPRHAGSRTEAEFLDDLVKEFEDRIEALGADTVAAFIAEPLLANAGVIIPPKGYHARFKAVCEKHDILYISDEVVTAFGRCGEWFASEKVFDVTPDIITFAKGVTSGYVPLGGFAISDAVIARISGENANGSWFNNGFTYSNQPVSCAAAIANIDLMEREGIVDHARATAGYFRKALESLLDLPGAGAVHSAGLVGCVQCLLDPSQPDGTEEDRAFAARVDEICFDLGLIVRPIAERCVISPPLVITRAQIDDVVGILRKAITQAGEEAGLNAPAGAAAG is encoded by the coding sequence ATGGCTGAAATTCAGGAAACGAGCGTCACCTCGGCGCGGCAGAAGCACATCGTGCGCCCCTCCCAGGAAATGGCGTCGCTCGGCAAGGACGACATGCCGGTCCTCACGAAGGCGGAAGGCATCTATGTCTATGCCGAAGACGGCCGCAGGCTGATCGACGGCCCGGCTGGGATGTGGTGCACCCAGATCGGCTATGGCCGCAAGGAAGCCGTCGACGCCATCGCGCACCAGGCCTCGACCATCTCCTTCGCCTCGCCCTGGTACATGAGCACCAGCCCCTCGGCGCGGCTGGCCGAAAAGATCGCCAGCCTCACGCCGGGCGATCTCAACCGCATCTTCTTCACCACGGGCGGCTCCACCGCCGTCGACAGCGCGCTGCGCTTCACCGAGTTCTACAACAACGTCCTCGGCCGCCCCGCGAAAAAGCGCATCATCTCGCGCATCGACGGCTACCACGGTTCGACCGGGCTTGCGGCCTCGGTCACCGGGCGCAAGGGCAGTTGGGCCAATTTCGACATCGAGACCGACCGCGTCTCGTTCCTGTCCTCGCCCAACCCGCGCCACGCCGGCAGCCGCACCGAGGCGGAATTCCTCGACGATCTCGTCAAGGAATTCGAAGACCGGATCGAAGCGCTCGGCGCCGACACGGTCGCCGCCTTCATTGCCGAGCCGCTTCTGGCCAACGCCGGCGTCATCATCCCGCCCAAGGGCTACCACGCCCGGTTCAAGGCGGTCTGCGAAAAGCACGACATCCTCTATATCTCCGACGAGGTGGTCACCGCCTTCGGCCGCTGCGGGGAATGGTTCGCCTCGGAAAAGGTGTTCGACGTCACCCCCGACATCATCACCTTTGCCAAGGGCGTCACCTCGGGCTACGTGCCGCTGGGCGGCTTCGCCATCTCCGACGCGGTCATCGCCCGCATCTCGGGCGAAAACGCCAACGGCAGCTGGTTCAACAACGGCTTCACCTATTCCAACCAGCCGGTTTCCTGCGCCGCCGCCATCGCCAATATCGACCTGATGGAGCGCGAGGGCATCGTCGATCACGCCCGCGCCACGGCGGGGTATTTCCGTAAGGCGCTGGAATCGCTGCTCGATCTGCCGGGGGCAGGGGCCGTTCACTCTGCCGGTCTGGTCGGTTGCGTCCAATGCCTGCTCGACCCCAGCCAGCCCGATGGCACGGAAGAGGACCGCGCCTTCGCCGCCCGCGTCGATGAGATCTGCTTCGATCTCGGCCTCATCGTCCGCCCGATCGCCGAACGCTGCGTGATCTCTCCGCCGCTGGTCATCACCCGCGCGCAGATCGACGACGTCGTCGGCATCCTGCGCAAGGCGATCACGCAGGCCGGGGAAGAGGCCGGGCTGAACGCCCCCGCCGGCGCGGCCGCCGGCTAA
- a CDS encoding ABC transporter permease, whose translation MTAQTDTAPAASPDTEDNTRKLAAAGRGETFRHFALTFPALFLIVVLVFGPVGWLFWLSLIEDGQFSLAHYRRMWTPTYVEIFSQTFRISLLVTGLAILVGYPLAYLMSQLPRRIAGLMMICVLLPFWTSLLVRTYAWMVLLQRRGLINDALIGTGIIERPLALVNNLTGTVLGMLHIMLPFMILPLFASLRTIDMTYMRSASNLGASPIRAYWTVFFPLSLPGVFAGAILVFVLCLGVYVTPALLGGGKVMMVSMKIQQNAALYFDWGAASSLGVVLLAMTVVLFWGLSRLTRIETMFGGG comes from the coding sequence ATGACCGCACAAACCGACACGGCCCCGGCTGCCTCCCCCGACACCGAGGACAACACGCGCAAGCTTGCCGCCGCCGGCCGCGGCGAAACCTTCCGCCATTTCGCGCTGACCTTCCCGGCGCTCTTCCTGATCGTCGTGCTGGTCTTCGGCCCGGTCGGCTGGCTCTTCTGGCTCTCGCTGATCGAGGACGGCCAATTCTCGCTGGCCCATTACCGACGCATGTGGACACCCACCTATGTCGAGATCTTCAGCCAGACCTTCCGCATCAGCCTGCTCGTCACCGGCCTCGCCATCCTCGTTGGCTACCCGCTGGCCTACCTGATGAGCCAGCTGCCCAGGCGCATCGCCGGGCTGATGATGATCTGCGTGCTGCTGCCCTTCTGGACATCGCTTCTGGTGCGCACCTACGCCTGGATGGTGCTGCTGCAACGGCGCGGCCTGATCAACGACGCGCTGATCGGCACCGGCATCATCGAGCGGCCCCTGGCCCTCGTCAACAACCTCACCGGCACGGTGCTGGGCATGCTGCACATCATGCTGCCCTTCATGATCCTGCCGCTCTTCGCCAGCCTGCGCACCATCGACATGACCTACATGCGCTCGGCCTCGAACCTCGGCGCCTCGCCGATCCGCGCCTACTGGACGGTCTTCTTCCCGCTCTCCCTGCCGGGGGTCTTCGCCGGGGCAATCCTCGTCTTCGTCCTCTGCCTCGGCGTCTACGTGACCCCGGCGCTACTGGGCGGCGGCAAGGTGATGATGGTGTCGATGAAGATCCAGCAGAACGCCGCCCTCTATTTCGACTGGGGCGCCGCCTCGTCGCTCGGCGTGGTCCTTCTGGCCATGACGGTGGTGCTGTTCTGGGGCCTCAGTCGGCTGACCCGCATCGAAACCATGTTCGGAGGTGGATGA
- a CDS encoding acetate--CoA ligase family protein, producing MDALLRPSGIALVGASNRPGSPGRVMVEQALGGGYGGGIFPINPRETEISGLPCHPDLAALPAPVDLAVIALGEARTEAALADAIARGIPAAVIFAGCDGTDATGDGVLARLTAMAREAGMALCGPNSMGLVNPSFGLNVMAYAPRVALRPGNIALIAQSGSAFSALTYNHDRLGFSLAVSTGREIATRSEDYLHWALDRPETGVIGLFQETARDPDRFRDALDRAEARGIPVVILKVGRSEVAAQFAASHSGAIAGNAAAYEAVFRAHNVIETHTLDDFAACLQLFSHVDPLALPDGRLSGVHDSGGEREMVVDRAEDLNVPYAVLSEHTKARLSENLDAGLHPENPLDAWGSGQDFEPKINNMMNALITDPDVGVLGLFVDIRDGSWTSGTCVAALANASAASGKPGVVVSNFSGVNHAVMASDAIAAGLPVIEGTDEGLSAIRALFDWRDARRHAATADPLPHVAPGIAAKWRLRLTKPAPLDEAEALSLLADYGIPTPRLARISGPADIDAAVATAGLPLVLKTAAPGVAHKSDVNGVIVGLHTTDEVRAAYADLSARLGPQAIVAEMAPKGAELAFGILHDDSFGPLVMLATGGIWIELLKDRTVALPPFGPAAARRMIDRLRLAAMLTGARGRPPADLDAVADALARLSRLAADLGDLIAEMDVNPVLAGPGGCCAVDALLTPRTPST from the coding sequence ATGGATGCGCTCCTGCGTCCCTCGGGCATCGCCCTCGTCGGCGCATCGAACCGGCCGGGCTCGCCGGGACGGGTCATGGTGGAACAGGCCCTGGGCGGCGGTTATGGCGGCGGAATTTTCCCGATAAACCCAAGGGAAACCGAGATTTCGGGCCTTCCCTGCCATCCCGATCTCGCCGCGCTGCCGGCCCCCGTCGACCTCGCCGTCATCGCCCTGGGCGAGGCGCGCACCGAGGCCGCGCTGGCCGATGCCATCGCCCGGGGCATTCCCGCCGCGGTGATCTTCGCCGGCTGCGACGGCACCGACGCCACCGGTGACGGCGTACTGGCCCGCCTCACCGCCATGGCGCGCGAGGCCGGAATGGCGCTTTGCGGGCCCAACAGCATGGGGCTCGTCAACCCGTCCTTCGGGCTCAACGTGATGGCCTACGCGCCCCGCGTCGCTCTAAGGCCTGGTAATATCGCCCTGATCGCGCAATCGGGCTCCGCCTTCAGCGCCCTGACCTACAATCACGACCGTCTGGGCTTCTCGCTGGCCGTCTCCACGGGCCGCGAAATCGCCACCCGCAGCGAAGATTACCTGCACTGGGCGCTCGACCGGCCCGAGACCGGCGTCATCGGCCTCTTCCAGGAAACCGCCCGCGACCCCGACCGCTTCCGCGACGCGCTCGACCGGGCCGAGGCCCGTGGCATCCCCGTCGTCATCCTCAAGGTCGGCCGCAGCGAGGTGGCGGCCCAATTCGCCGCCAGCCACAGCGGCGCCATCGCCGGCAACGCCGCCGCCTACGAGGCCGTCTTCCGCGCCCATAACGTCATCGAGACCCACACGCTCGACGACTTCGCCGCCTGCCTGCAGCTTTTCTCCCATGTCGACCCGCTTGCGCTGCCCGACGGGCGGCTTTCCGGCGTCCACGATTCCGGCGGCGAACGCGAGATGGTCGTCGACCGCGCCGAAGACCTCAACGTGCCCTACGCCGTCCTCTCGGAACACACGAAAGCCCGCCTCAGCGAAAACCTCGACGCCGGCCTGCACCCGGAAAACCCGCTCGACGCCTGGGGCTCGGGGCAGGATTTCGAACCGAAAATCAACAACATGATGAACGCCCTCATCACCGACCCCGATGTCGGCGTGCTCGGCCTCTTCGTCGATATCCGCGACGGCTCGTGGACCTCGGGAACCTGCGTCGCGGCCCTCGCCAACGCCTCCGCCGCCAGCGGCAAGCCGGGCGTCGTGGTCAGCAACTTTTCCGGCGTGAACCACGCGGTGATGGCCAGCGACGCCATCGCGGCGGGCCTGCCCGTCATCGAAGGCACCGACGAGGGCCTCAGCGCCATCCGTGCGCTCTTCGACTGGCGCGACGCCCGCCGCCACGCGGCAACCGCCGACCCCCTCCCGCATGTCGCCCCCGGCATCGCCGCCAAGTGGCGCCTCCGCCTCACGAAACCGGCCCCCCTCGACGAGGCCGAAGCCCTCTCGCTCCTGGCCGACTACGGCATCCCCACCCCCCGGCTCGCCCGCATCTCCGGCCCGGCCGACATCGACGCGGCCGTCGCAACCGCCGGCCTGCCGCTCGTCCTCAAGACAGCCGCCCCCGGCGTGGCCCATAAAAGCGACGTGAACGGCGTCATCGTCGGCCTGCACACCACCGACGAGGTCCGCGCCGCCTATGCCGACCTCTCCGCCCGGCTCGGGCCTCAGGCGATCGTGGCCGAGATGGCCCCGAAAGGCGCCGAACTGGCCTTCGGCATCCTCCACGATGACAGCTTCGGCCCCCTCGTCATGCTGGCCACCGGCGGGATCTGGATCGAACTCCTCAAGGATCGCACCGTCGCCCTGCCGCCCTTCGGCCCCGCCGCCGCCCGCCGCATGATCGACCGCCTGCGCCTGGCCGCCATGCTCACCGGCGCCCGCGGCCGCCCCCCGGCCGATCTCGATGCCGTGGCCGACGCCCTCGCGCGCCTCTCCCGCCTCGCCGCCGATCTCGGCGACCTGATCGCCGAGATGGATGTGAACCCGGTGCTGGCAGGCCCCGGCGGATGCTGCGCCGTCGATGCCCTGCTGACGCCCCGGACCCCCAGCACATAA
- a CDS encoding LysR substrate-binding domain-containing protein codes for MTLRSRLPSTGALFVFESAARKLSFSEASREFNVTQPAVSKTIRQLEDDLGVRLFERRSGGVTLTRAGQILADAVEGGFRRIEDAFLEIERLKSDPDTVTLSVTSAFAMHWFMPRMDLFRSTFADIPIRFQILHDEAVGPLDGANLGVRRTEEADHGFEAWFLQQERIVPVASPAYVAAHGTLDGETLAGHTLGHLNQQLRVPWAKYLSEMGFPPPGGAAEIRFSDYALLMQAVIKGQCIGLGWRYIVEHELEQGGLVTLCDRDYLTGLDYHVVAAADSPMRETTAQVRDWLIAELRSGEAPAREQAG; via the coding sequence ATGACCCTGCGTTCGAGATTGCCGTCGACCGGCGCGTTGTTCGTGTTCGAGAGCGCCGCGCGGAAGCTGAGCTTTTCCGAGGCGAGCCGGGAGTTCAACGTCACCCAGCCGGCCGTCAGCAAGACCATCCGGCAGCTCGAGGATGACCTGGGCGTGCGGTTGTTCGAGCGGCGCTCGGGCGGGGTGACGCTGACGCGTGCCGGGCAGATCCTGGCGGATGCGGTCGAGGGCGGGTTCCGCCGGATCGAGGATGCGTTTCTGGAGATCGAGCGGCTGAAATCCGACCCGGACACGGTGACGCTGTCGGTCACGTCGGCCTTTGCGATGCACTGGTTCATGCCGCGGATGGACCTGTTTCGCAGCACCTTCGCCGATATCCCCATCCGGTTCCAGATCCTGCATGACGAGGCGGTCGGGCCGCTGGACGGCGCGAACCTTGGGGTGCGGCGGACCGAGGAGGCCGATCACGGGTTCGAGGCGTGGTTTCTGCAACAGGAGCGGATCGTGCCGGTGGCGAGCCCCGCCTATGTGGCGGCGCATGGCACCCTCGATGGCGAGACCCTCGCCGGGCACACGCTGGGGCATCTCAACCAGCAGCTTCGCGTGCCGTGGGCCAAGTACCTTTCCGAAATGGGGTTTCCGCCGCCGGGCGGGGCGGCCGAGATCCGGTTCTCGGATTACGCGCTGCTGATGCAGGCGGTGATCAAGGGGCAGTGCATCGGGCTGGGGTGGCGGTATATCGTCGAGCACGAGCTGGAACAGGGCGGGCTGGTGACGCTGTGCGACCGGGATTACCTGACCGGGCTCGACTATCACGTGGTGGCCGCGGCGGACAGCCCGATGCGGGAGACCACTGCGCAGGTGCGTGACTGGCTCATTGCAGAGCTGCGCAGTGGCGAGGCGCCGGCCCGGGAGCAGGCCGGCTAA
- a CDS encoding amidohydrolase produces the protein MTKAMADTILVNGDIVTMDPLLPRATALAVRDGKILAIGGDDDITDLKGPLTQVINAGGRMVLPGMQDTHIHLQDSGYQYSAMADLTGAVTHDALLDRLSDFAAGHDGEWVLGVAYDTGAFSEANLSRADLDRAVPDRPCHILSADLHSSCLNTAGCTALGLTRDTPDPDNGLFARDATGEPTGMLHESAMDWAHNRMPPVTDDDYVNGIAEAQALCHRNGLTGVIDPRVTERHARVYQRMAADGSLRLRVGGAGLVLPELSVEDNVAGLVSMRETYSGGLFHLHSAKFFLDGVFENRTAAMIDGYQDAAGGNYPLMFDPDHLNALCVAFDALRFQIHMHVIGDYAARAGLDGVEAALRANGAWPSLHQLTHVECVHPADIGRFAELGAVANMQCLWARNAPTVTKVAVPMTGADRSADIYPFGALIDAGATTTLSSDWGVSSLNPFEIMEVAMTRQKVGQPDDPPFHPEHRLTREDALKGYTVNAAAAAWRPETGRLSRHTAADLIVIDRDILTCDTYEIGATEVLLTLFAGTEVHRSERFNG, from the coding sequence ATGACTAAGGCAATGGCCGACACGATCCTCGTGAACGGCGACATCGTCACGATGGATCCGCTCTTGCCGCGCGCCACGGCGCTCGCGGTCCGCGACGGAAAGATCCTCGCCATCGGCGGGGATGACGACATCACCGACCTCAAGGGCCCCCTGACGCAGGTGATCAACGCCGGCGGGCGCATGGTTCTGCCGGGCATGCAGGACACCCATATCCACCTGCAGGACAGCGGCTACCAATACAGCGCCATGGCCGACCTGACCGGCGCGGTGACCCATGACGCCCTGCTCGACAGGCTGTCGGACTTCGCCGCCGGGCATGACGGCGAATGGGTGCTCGGCGTGGCCTACGACACCGGCGCCTTTTCCGAGGCCAACCTCAGCCGCGCCGACCTCGACCGCGCCGTGCCCGACCGGCCCTGCCATATCCTGTCGGCCGATCTCCATTCCTCCTGCCTCAACACCGCCGGCTGCACCGCCCTCGGCCTCACCCGCGACACGCCCGACCCCGACAACGGCCTCTTCGCCCGCGACGCCACGGGCGAACCCACCGGCATGCTGCACGAAAGCGCGATGGATTGGGCCCACAACCGCATGCCCCCGGTCACCGACGACGACTACGTCAACGGCATCGCCGAGGCCCAGGCGCTGTGCCACCGCAACGGCCTCACCGGCGTGATCGACCCCCGCGTCACCGAACGCCACGCCCGCGTCTACCAGCGCATGGCCGCCGACGGCAGCCTCCGGCTCCGGGTCGGCGGGGCCGGCCTCGTCCTCCCCGAGCTCAGCGTCGAGGACAACGTCGCCGGTCTCGTCTCCATGCGCGAAACCTATTCCGGCGGCCTCTTCCACCTCCATTCCGCCAAGTTCTTCCTCGACGGCGTGTTCGAGAACCGCACCGCCGCCATGATCGACGGCTACCAGGACGCCGCCGGCGGCAACTACCCCCTGATGTTCGACCCCGATCACCTCAACGCACTCTGCGTCGCCTTCGACGCGCTGCGCTTCCAGATCCACATGCACGTGATCGGCGATTACGCGGCCCGCGCCGGGCTCGACGGGGTCGAGGCGGCGCTCCGGGCCAACGGCGCATGGCCCTCGCTGCATCAGCTCACCCATGTCGAATGCGTCCACCCCGCCGATATCGGGCGCTTCGCCGAGCTGGGCGCCGTCGCCAACATGCAATGCCTCTGGGCCCGCAACGCTCCCACCGTCACCAAGGTCGCGGTGCCGATGACCGGCGCCGACCGCTCGGCCGACATCTACCCGTTCGGCGCCCTGATCGACGCCGGCGCCACCACCACGCTCAGCAGCGATTGGGGCGTCTCCAGCCTCAACCCGTTCGAAATCATGGAAGTGGCGATGACCCGCCAGAAGGTCGGCCAGCCCGACGATCCGCCCTTCCACCCCGAACATCGCCTCACCCGCGAGGATGCGCTGAAAGGCTATACCGTCAACGCCGCCGCCGCGGCGTGGCGGCCCGAAACCGGCAGGCTCTCCCGCCACACCGCCGCCGACCTCATCGTCATCGACCGCGATATCCTGACCTGCGACACCTACGAGATCGGCGCGACCGAGGTGCTGCTGACCCTCTTCGCGGGCACCGAGGTTCACCGCTCCGAGCGGTTCAACGGTTAG
- a CDS encoding ABC transporter ATP-binding protein — translation MSISGLSKLYGDFRALDSIDLTIGAGEFMTLLGPSGSGKTTLLMTLAGFTRPTRGHIQIAGRDLAAVPPHKRNFGMVFQHYSLFPHLNVAENVAYPLRMRRMSRADTEERVAHALDLVQLRHLSDQRIGNLSGGQKQRIALARAIVFEPDVLLMDEPLSALDKNLREQMQFEIRSLHDRLGITTVYVTHDQREALTMSDRIAVINRGRIAQLGTPTDLYNRPADSFVAEFLGESTLLPVDRTGEGYSLSGQPLRHDHAAPDASYLMVRPEKLEFWEPELEPTHNRFTGTVEQKVFQGDSLQIRIRLASGQQIVMRRSARRTVLDRIGEGGADIALALHAEDTVLVPDGAA, via the coding sequence ATGTCCATCAGCGGATTGTCGAAGCTCTACGGAGATTTCCGCGCCCTGGACTCTATCGACCTGACGATCGGGGCAGGGGAGTTCATGACCCTGCTCGGACCGTCCGGATCAGGCAAGACGACACTGCTCATGACCCTGGCGGGCTTCACCCGGCCGACAAGGGGCCACATCCAGATCGCCGGGCGCGATCTTGCGGCGGTTCCGCCGCACAAGCGCAATTTCGGCATGGTCTTCCAGCACTATTCGCTGTTCCCGCATCTGAACGTCGCCGAGAACGTGGCCTATCCCCTCCGGATGCGGCGCATGTCACGCGCCGATACCGAAGAGCGGGTCGCCCACGCGCTCGACCTCGTGCAGCTGCGCCACCTCTCCGACCAGCGTATCGGCAACCTGTCCGGCGGTCAGAAACAGCGCATCGCGCTGGCCCGCGCCATCGTCTTCGAACCCGACGTGCTGCTGATGGACGAACCGCTTTCGGCGCTCGACAAGAACCTGCGCGAGCAGATGCAGTTCGAAATCCGCAGCTTGCACGACAGGCTGGGCATCACCACCGTCTACGTCACCCATGACCAGCGCGAGGCGCTCACCATGTCCGACAGGATCGCGGTCATCAACCGCGGCCGGATCGCCCAGCTCGGCACGCCCACCGATCTCTACAACCGCCCGGCCGACAGCTTCGTGGCCGAATTCCTGGGCGAGTCGACCCTCCTTCCGGTCGATCGCACGGGCGAGGGCTATTCCCTCTCCGGTCAGCCGCTGCGCCATGACCACGCGGCGCCCGATGCAAGCTACCTGATGGTCCGCCCCGAAAAGCTCGAATTCTGGGAGCCCGAGCTCGAACCCACCCACAACCGCTTCACCGGCACGGTCGAGCAGAAGGTCTTTCAGGGCGACAGCCTGCAGATCCGCATCCGCCTGGCCAGCGGCCAACAGATCGTGATGCGCCGCTCCGCAAGGCGCACCGTGCTCGACCGGATCGGCGAGGGTGGCGCCGACATCGCGCTGGCCCTGCACGCCGAGGACACGGTCCTGGTTCCGGACGGTGCCGCATGA
- a CDS encoding ABC transporter permease, producing MLQGNATDTQITHLQRLWLYVLCGLILIYLVFPIFIVVPLSFSDSRFLRFPPKELSLRWYTNFITSPEWREAIWVSMRAAVYTTLLATPVGVAAAWGLARSRLPAARLLVLAVISPLIVPVIITAIGLFYLYARLNLVHTMTGIVLAHTCLAIPFVFVTVSSALSNFDIGYERAARSLGASQLRAFMTVTLPQIAPAVMSGGLFAFFTSLDEVVISSIISGGENTTLTKKMFSGLRDELDPTIAAVSSFLIGVSLVILLLAVMMSKGRNDD from the coding sequence ATGCTGCAAGGCAATGCAACCGACACCCAGATCACCCACCTGCAACGGCTGTGGCTCTACGTCCTGTGCGGGCTGATCCTGATCTACCTGGTCTTCCCGATCTTCATCGTGGTGCCGCTCTCCTTCTCCGACAGCCGCTTCCTGCGCTTTCCCCCGAAAGAGCTGTCGCTGCGGTGGTACACCAACTTCATCACCTCGCCGGAATGGCGCGAGGCGATATGGGTCTCGATGCGGGCGGCCGTCTATACCACGCTGCTCGCCACGCCTGTGGGCGTGGCGGCGGCCTGGGGGCTGGCCCGCTCGCGCCTGCCGGCGGCCCGGCTGCTCGTGCTGGCGGTGATCAGCCCGCTGATCGTGCCGGTCATCATCACGGCGATCGGCCTCTTCTACCTCTATGCCCGGCTCAACCTTGTCCACACCATGACCGGCATCGTGCTGGCCCATACCTGCCTGGCCATCCCCTTCGTCTTCGTCACCGTCTCGTCGGCGCTCAGCAATTTCGACATCGGCTACGAACGCGCCGCGCGCAGCCTCGGCGCCTCTCAGCTGCGTGCCTTCATGACGGTCACGCTGCCTCAAATTGCACCGGCGGTGATGTCCGGCGGGCTCTTTGCCTTCTTCACCTCACTGGACGAAGTCGTGATTTCGTCGATTATCTCGGGCGGAGAGAACACGACTCTCACCAAGAAGATGTTCAGCGGCCTCCGAGACGAGCTCGACCCGACCATCGCCGCGGTCTCGTCGTTCCTGATCGGGGTCTCCCTCGTAATCCTGCTGCTTGCAGTAATGATGTCGAAAGGACGCAATGATGACTAA